The following coding sequences are from one Veillonella rodentium window:
- a CDS encoding cation diffusion facilitator family transporter — protein sequence MDILGARRSIEQKLLMQSVGLMALVAVSGTIMGIVTGSSAVLLDGVFSFVDVVIKIMMLMTAKLVARETSKRFQFGYWQFEPLVLAVEGFFILLIVLYALSSGITDLLSGGRHVDFGPAIYYAIFFTVADTAYYLYVRRINKSLQSNLIKFDNVSWYVDALLEAAILISFVVATMLEGTEYGKWAAYIDPIVLIVLAVQMIPSAIHIIVPSTKQILGWAPSSLHDEVQEIMERFMKKYDFKDYVTSVQAYGNSRIIEIDILVRKNFPYQTIAELDAIRNEIDAEIGGNPTEKWVTISFTGTRKWMAKDYLLDEDDDD from the coding sequence ATGGATATATTAGGGGCAAGGCGCTCCATTGAACAGAAACTGCTGATGCAATCCGTAGGGCTTATGGCTTTGGTGGCTGTGAGCGGTACGATAATGGGGATTGTGACCGGGTCGAGTGCGGTCTTATTAGATGGTGTATTCTCCTTTGTCGATGTAGTTATTAAGATTATGATGCTCATGACGGCCAAATTAGTGGCTCGTGAGACGAGTAAGCGCTTTCAGTTCGGATATTGGCAATTTGAACCTCTCGTACTCGCGGTGGAAGGTTTTTTTATTTTGCTTATCGTGCTGTACGCATTATCCAGCGGTATCACGGATCTGTTAAGCGGAGGACGTCACGTAGATTTCGGACCTGCTATTTATTATGCCATATTCTTTACTGTTGCAGACACCGCGTACTATCTATATGTTCGACGCATCAATAAGAGTTTGCAGTCAAACTTGATCAAGTTTGATAACGTAAGCTGGTATGTAGACGCACTGTTGGAAGCCGCTATTCTGATCAGTTTCGTCGTAGCAACGATGCTGGAAGGAACGGAATACGGAAAATGGGCCGCTTATATTGACCCGATTGTATTGATTGTACTCGCAGTACAGATGATTCCATCCGCCATTCATATTATCGTTCCGTCCACTAAACAAATTTTGGGCTGGGCGCCGTCATCCTTGCATGATGAGGTGCAGGAAATTATGGAACGATTTATGAAAAAATATGATTTCAAGGATTATGTGACAAGCGTACAGGCGTACGGTAATTCCAGAATCATCGAAATTGATATTCTGGTTCGCAAGAACTTCCCGTACCAAACCATTGCCGAGCTTGATGCGATTCGCAATGAAATCGATGCGGAAATCGGCGGAAATCCGACGGAAAAATGGGTGACCATTTCTTTCACGGGCACACGCAAGTGGATGGCGAAAGATTATCTGCTCGACGAAGATGATGACGATTAG
- the murA gene encoding UDP-N-acetylglucosamine 1-carboxyvinyltransferase, whose product MEKLIIQGGNRLEGRVRVSSAKNAVLPIIAGTLLASTPSKLLEIPNLEDVGTICQVIESLGVKITRNKEDNEIIFDASTLTATEAPYELVRKMRASFLVMGPLLARKGEAKISMPGGCAIGARPIDLHLKAFEALGAKIDITEEYVHAYAPEGLKGTQIYLDFPSVGATENVIMAASMAQGKTVIENAAEEPEIVDLATFLNAMGANIRGAGTNVIRIEGVPELHGATHTVIPDRIEAGTYLIAAAMAGGDVFVENALPEHLKPVVAKLKEAGVTVEEDIDGIRVISTGKDIKAVDIKTLPYPGFPTDMQAQFMALTTIAEGSSTVTETVFENRFMHVAELRKMGAHIDIDNRQAIVEGMPRLHGAVVNATDLRAGAALVCAALTAEGTTEIGRLHHIDRGYDDFVGKLKRLGADIVRVDE is encoded by the coding sequence TTGGAAAAGCTAATTATTCAAGGTGGCAATCGATTGGAAGGCCGTGTGCGTGTCAGTAGTGCAAAAAATGCGGTATTACCTATTATTGCCGGCACATTACTAGCGTCTACACCTAGTAAATTACTTGAAATTCCAAATTTGGAGGATGTTGGAACTATATGCCAAGTTATCGAGTCTTTAGGGGTTAAGATTACCAGAAATAAAGAAGATAATGAAATCATCTTTGACGCTTCTACACTCACTGCAACCGAAGCACCGTACGAATTAGTCCGCAAGATGCGCGCATCCTTTCTCGTGATGGGACCTTTGTTGGCCCGTAAGGGGGAAGCTAAAATTTCTATGCCCGGCGGCTGCGCTATCGGGGCACGTCCTATCGATCTTCATTTGAAAGCATTCGAGGCTCTCGGTGCAAAAATTGATATTACCGAAGAGTATGTACATGCATATGCGCCGGAAGGATTGAAAGGGACTCAGATTTATCTGGATTTTCCAAGCGTAGGTGCTACGGAAAACGTCATCATGGCTGCATCTATGGCGCAGGGAAAGACCGTTATTGAAAATGCTGCCGAGGAGCCCGAAATTGTTGATTTGGCGACATTCTTAAATGCAATGGGCGCTAATATCCGCGGCGCCGGCACCAATGTGATTCGTATCGAAGGGGTACCTGAGTTGCACGGTGCTACACATACGGTCATCCCTGATCGTATTGAAGCGGGAACATACTTGATTGCGGCGGCTATGGCCGGAGGGGATGTATTTGTAGAAAATGCGCTGCCGGAACATTTAAAACCGGTGGTGGCTAAACTGAAAGAGGCCGGCGTTACCGTAGAGGAAGATATTGATGGCATTCGTGTCATCAGTACCGGCAAAGACATTAAAGCGGTAGATATTAAAACGTTGCCGTATCCGGGATTTCCGACGGATATGCAGGCTCAGTTTATGGCTTTGACAACGATTGCAGAAGGATCGAGCACCGTTACGGAAACGGTATTTGAAAACCGCTTCATGCATGTTGCCGAACTTCGTAAGATGGGGGCTCATATCGATATCGATAATCGGCAGGCTATCGTAGAGGGCATGCCGCGTTTACATGGTGCTGTCGTGAATGCAACGGACTTACGTGCGGGGGCTGCCCTTGTATGTGCCGCATTGACGGCTGAAGGAACGACGGAAATCGGTCGTCTTCATCACATCGATCGCGGCTATGATGATTTTGTGGGTAAGTTGAAAAGGTTAGGTGCCGATATTGTTCGGGTTGACGAATAA
- the serS gene encoding serine--tRNA ligase, translating to MLDLKFVREHLDLVQQNLDNRHTKGDLETFVSAYDERRQLIGKVEELKALRNSVTEEISQLKRNKENADDKIAEMKKVGDDIAELDNRIREVETSLRDAALMLPNMCDESVPVGADEDENVEQRKWGEPRQFDFDVQAHWDLGENLDILDFNRAGKMSGARFTVYKGLGARLERALINFMVDLHVDKHGYTEMMTPYMVTRETLTGTGQLPKFAEDMYHVEDTEYFLIPTSEVTLTNYHGGEILNEDELPKYYTAFTACFRAEAGSAGRDTRGLIRQHQFNKVEMVKLAKPEDSFKELETLTDNAEEVLRLLELPFRVITLCTGDIGFGSAKTYDVEVWMPAQGKYREISSCSNMTDFQARRANIKFRRGPKGKPEFVHTLNGSGLAVGRTVAAILENYQQADGSVVIPKVLVPYMGGVEVIAPVK from the coding sequence ATGTTAGATTTAAAATTTGTTCGTGAACATCTCGATTTGGTGCAACAAAATTTGGACAATCGCCATACGAAGGGCGATTTAGAAACCTTTGTATCCGCTTATGATGAACGTCGTCAATTGATTGGTAAGGTGGAGGAATTAAAGGCTCTACGTAATTCCGTAACAGAGGAAATCAGTCAATTGAAACGCAATAAAGAAAATGCTGATGATAAAATCGCCGAAATGAAAAAGGTAGGCGATGATATTGCGGAACTCGATAACCGTATTCGCGAGGTGGAAACCAGCTTACGTGATGCTGCCTTGATGTTGCCGAATATGTGTGATGAGTCCGTTCCTGTCGGTGCCGATGAGGATGAAAATGTAGAGCAGCGTAAATGGGGCGAACCGCGTCAATTCGATTTTGACGTACAGGCTCATTGGGATTTAGGTGAAAACCTCGATATTCTTGATTTCAATCGCGCCGGCAAGATGAGCGGTGCTCGTTTTACCGTGTATAAAGGTTTGGGGGCCCGCTTAGAGCGCGCGCTTATCAACTTTATGGTCGACCTTCACGTAGATAAGCACGGTTATACGGAAATGATGACACCGTATATGGTGACGCGCGAAACGTTGACCGGAACGGGTCAGCTGCCTAAATTCGCGGAAGATATGTACCATGTAGAGGATACGGAATATTTCTTGATTCCTACGTCAGAGGTAACACTGACGAATTATCATGGCGGCGAGATTCTGAATGAAGATGAGTTGCCGAAATATTATACCGCTTTCACTGCATGTTTCCGCGCCGAAGCCGGTTCTGCCGGTCGCGATACGCGGGGGCTTATCCGTCAGCATCAGTTCAATAAGGTGGAAATGGTGAAGTTGGCGAAACCTGAGGATTCTTTTAAGGAACTGGAAACATTGACGGATAATGCCGAAGAAGTGTTGCGCTTGTTGGAATTACCGTTCCGCGTTATCACCCTTTGTACGGGTGACATCGGATTCGGTTCCGCTAAGACCTATGATGTTGAAGTATGGATGCCTGCACAAGGTAAGTATAGAGAAATCTCTTCCTGCTCCAATATGACCGATTTCCAAGCTCGTCGTGCGAATATCAAGTTCCGTCGCGGACCTAAAGGAAAACCTGAATTCGTTCACACCTTGAACGGATCCGGACTTGCTGTAGGCCGTACGGTGGCCGCCATTTTGGAAAATTATCAACAGGCGGACGGTTCCGTTGTAATTCCTAAGGTTCTTGTTCCGTATATGGGCGGCGTTGAAGTGATTGCGCCGGTGAAGTAA
- a CDS encoding SpoIVB peptidase S55 domain-containing protein has product MTFSHSWRRYRKAILALFFCTSLNVAQAVDFMPVNDVETGMEGIAKTVIVGDTISTFDVKVLGVMKDKGPSGHLILAKFSGPVMEQTGGIAHGMSGSPVYINGKLVGAVAYGWGFADGTVGMITPIEDMVKLWNIPYEKNLSNTWDDKQLIPLGTPLMAYGFDAASMNYFKSKLPQYKYETYDTASASGDDIEKPLEAGGSVAALLVDGDLKLGAIGTVTYVDGEKVVAFGHPFLKHGSSNYFMHNASIFTVVKSYDSAFKLGSMGREVGSVTEDRGAGIAGVSGVIAHGIPMRFHLKDTDMGRDKTSSVKVIEDRDMTPTLAATSLYNMLNKTVDRSGSGTAKITYTITPKGKEHKPFTRTNMFYSSESISEKTVDEFYNVIDVLMNNRFINYEITDISVETEVTQDKKTAKLVDASASSTIVSPGDTIVVDVTLEPFRGEKVVKEIFFKVPDDQAIGKYTLEVRGGGEIPLPYVLEKQKYNLTDEILRRLKVYKDFNDLFDELQKTDTNNQIVVEFLEDGISLVNEEGTKSVKKAKLKDVETNPMPGDVKKKTSKEDIGDGKDDDKKIEKTAVDTDYIVEGDGQFTIQVMKPADRDKALAKRAKEVKAQIKMEHKLDLEDASKKGKNAKKDAKSNGKEDVKPDTKKDAKPDTQKDDKSDSNGDAQKEHETTNPAE; this is encoded by the coding sequence ATGACGTTTTCTCATTCTTGGCGTCGGTATAGAAAAGCGATACTGGCGCTTTTCTTCTGTACCTCTCTTAACGTAGCACAGGCTGTTGATTTTATGCCTGTCAATGACGTAGAGACGGGCATGGAAGGAATAGCAAAAACTGTAATTGTAGGGGATACTATTTCTACCTTTGATGTAAAGGTGCTTGGTGTCATGAAGGATAAGGGGCCTTCCGGACATCTTATTCTGGCGAAATTCTCGGGGCCTGTCATGGAACAGACCGGAGGTATCGCTCATGGCATGAGCGGCAGTCCCGTGTATATAAACGGGAAACTCGTCGGTGCCGTTGCATACGGTTGGGGTTTTGCGGACGGTACGGTTGGCATGATTACGCCAATCGAGGATATGGTGAAACTTTGGAATATCCCGTATGAGAAAAACCTGTCTAATACCTGGGATGATAAGCAGCTGATTCCTTTAGGTACACCGTTAATGGCGTATGGTTTTGATGCGGCATCAATGAACTATTTCAAATCCAAGTTACCTCAATATAAGTATGAAACCTATGATACGGCCAGCGCCAGCGGTGATGATATAGAAAAACCGTTGGAAGCAGGCGGCTCTGTAGCGGCGTTACTTGTTGACGGAGATCTTAAACTCGGTGCTATCGGGACCGTAACGTATGTAGATGGCGAAAAGGTTGTCGCGTTCGGACATCCGTTCTTGAAACACGGTTCATCGAACTATTTCATGCATAATGCCAGTATCTTTACGGTTGTAAAAAGTTATGACTCCGCTTTCAAATTGGGATCCATGGGACGTGAAGTCGGATCTGTTACAGAGGACCGGGGGGCCGGTATCGCCGGCGTATCCGGTGTGATTGCACATGGGATTCCGATGCGATTTCATCTGAAAGACACCGATATGGGCCGTGATAAGACGAGCTCCGTTAAGGTAATCGAAGATAGAGATATGACGCCGACCTTAGCGGCTACATCCTTATATAACATGTTGAATAAAACAGTGGATCGCAGCGGCTCGGGCACTGCGAAAATTACCTATACGATCACCCCGAAGGGAAAGGAACATAAGCCGTTTACACGAACGAATATGTTCTATAGTTCCGAATCCATCAGTGAGAAGACGGTTGATGAATTTTATAATGTTATTGATGTACTTATGAATAACCGTTTTATCAATTATGAAATTACTGATATTTCTGTAGAGACAGAGGTAACGCAAGATAAGAAAACGGCGAAGCTTGTCGATGCATCCGCGTCATCCACAATCGTGTCCCCTGGCGATACCATTGTGGTAGATGTAACATTGGAACCGTTCCGCGGAGAAAAGGTCGTAAAGGAAATTTTCTTTAAAGTTCCTGACGACCAGGCGATAGGTAAATATACGCTTGAAGTTCGCGGCGGCGGTGAAATTCCATTGCCATATGTTTTGGAAAAACAGAAATATAACTTAACGGATGAAATTTTACGTCGTTTGAAAGTTTACAAAGATTTCAATGATCTCTTTGATGAATTGCAAAAGACGGATACAAACAATCAGATTGTTGTGGAATTCCTGGAAGACGGTATCAGCCTTGTTAATGAAGAGGGTACTAAATCCGTTAAGAAGGCGAAACTTAAAGATGTTGAAACCAATCCTATGCCGGGCGATGTGAAGAAAAAGACCTCAAAAGAAGATATCGGCGATGGCAAGGATGATGATAAAAAGATAGAAAAAACGGCTGTCGATACGGACTATATCGTAGAAGGTGACGGCCAGTTCACCATCCAGGTTATGAAGCCGGCCGATCGAGATAAAGCTTTGGCAAAACGTGCAAAAGAGGTAAAAGCACAGATTAAGATGGAACATAAGCTGGACCTTGAGGATGCATCTAAAAAAGGCAAAAATGCGAAGAAAGATGCAAAATCCAATGGTAAAGAGGATGTAAAACCTGATACTAAAAAAGATGCAAAACCGGATACCCAGAAAGATGATAAATCTGATAGTAACGGCGATGCTCAAAAGGAACATGAAACAACAAATCCGGCTGAATAA
- the glpX gene encoding class II fructose-bisphosphatase: MDRTLSLEFARVVEAAALRSGRLLGRGQKDEADGLAVDAMRQAFDSVRISGTVVIGEGEIDEAPMLYIGEHVGAGGPEVDIAVDPIEGTNLIAKGQNGAIAVMAIAEKGGLLHAPDMYMEKLCVGPRGAGAIDITKSLTENIKNVAAKMDRNVDEITLVMLDRERHQGLMKEARDLGARIMLITDGDVNPAMECCIEGSGVHMVVGTGGAPEGVLAAAALKCVGGDMQARLKPETDEEIRRCHEMGITDVNQVLTLDDLVRTDDVIFAATAITRGNLLNPIQYFPGGARTHTIVMRSKTGTVRFLDTVHMDQKLKSLKAK; encoded by the coding sequence ATGGATCGTACATTATCGTTGGAATTTGCTCGTGTCGTTGAGGCTGCGGCTTTGCGCAGCGGTCGTTTATTAGGACGCGGACAAAAGGATGAGGCCGATGGTCTTGCGGTAGATGCGATGCGTCAAGCATTTGATTCCGTACGCATTTCCGGTACCGTAGTTATCGGTGAAGGTGAAATTGATGAAGCACCTATGCTTTATATCGGTGAACATGTAGGTGCGGGCGGACCGGAAGTCGATATCGCGGTGGATCCTATCGAAGGAACGAATCTTATTGCAAAAGGGCAGAACGGGGCGATTGCAGTTATGGCTATCGCTGAAAAGGGCGGTCTGTTGCACGCACCGGATATGTATATGGAAAAATTGTGCGTCGGTCCTCGCGGGGCAGGTGCTATCGATATTACAAAATCCTTGACGGAAAACATTAAAAACGTGGCTGCCAAGATGGACCGTAATGTAGATGAAATCACATTGGTTATGCTTGATCGCGAGCGTCATCAGGGATTGATGAAAGAAGCTCGTGATCTAGGTGCACGTATCATGCTTATCACCGACGGAGATGTAAACCCTGCAATGGAATGTTGTATTGAAGGCTCCGGGGTACACATGGTTGTCGGTACAGGCGGCGCTCCTGAAGGCGTATTGGCCGCTGCAGCATTGAAATGCGTAGGTGGCGATATGCAGGCTCGTTTGAAACCGGAAACGGATGAAGAAATTCGTCGTTGTCATGAAATGGGCATTACCGATGTCAATCAGGTCCTTACCCTGGATGATTTAGTTCGTACCGATGATGTTATTTTTGCGGCAACAGCCATTACACGCGGTAACTTGTTGAATCCGATTCAATACTTCCCGGGCGGTGCGCGTACTCATACTATCGTGATGCGCTCTAAAACAGGTACTGTACGATTCCTCGACACGGTTCATATGGATCAGAAATTAAAATCGTTGAAAGCAAAATAA
- the fsa gene encoding fructose-6-phosphate aldolase: MKFFIDTAEFDEIKEAYAFGFIDGVTTNPSLIVKAKRDLKQVISEIANLVDGPVSAEVIASDAEGMVAEAHELVKLGSNVVIKIPMTPEGLKAVSVLSKEDIKTNVTLIFSANQALLAARAGASYVSPFVGRIDDISMEGLTLIQDIADIFAIHDIPTEIIAASVRTPLHIIQCAKAGAHIATVPFKVLLQAMKHPLTDAGLEKFMADWKQANQ, encoded by the coding sequence ATGAAGTTTTTTATTGATACCGCGGAATTTGATGAAATTAAAGAGGCTTATGCTTTCGGATTTATCGATGGGGTAACTACCAATCCATCCCTTATCGTGAAAGCTAAACGCGATTTGAAACAAGTTATTTCCGAGATTGCGAATCTCGTGGATGGACCTGTCAGCGCGGAGGTTATCGCTTCTGATGCGGAAGGCATGGTCGCTGAAGCTCATGAACTGGTGAAGTTAGGTTCTAACGTAGTCATTAAAATTCCGATGACGCCGGAAGGGCTTAAGGCCGTTTCTGTGTTAAGTAAAGAAGACATCAAAACAAACGTGACTTTGATTTTTTCCGCTAATCAAGCGCTGTTGGCGGCACGTGCCGGTGCTTCTTATGTGAGTCCGTTCGTAGGACGTATCGACGATATCAGTATGGAAGGGCTTACATTAATTCAGGATATTGCTGATATTTTCGCTATCCATGACATTCCGACGGAAATTATCGCTGCCAGTGTGAGAACTCCACTGCATATCATTCAATGTGCAAAGGCCGGTGCCCATATTGCGACGGTTCCGTTTAAAGTACTTTTACAGGCCATGAAACATCCGTTGACGGATGCAGGTCTTGAAAAGTTTATGGCTGATTGGAAACAAGCTAATCAATAA
- a CDS encoding rod shape-determining protein, translating into MFGLTNKNKGPKQNTKKRSRRSKGPALYNEQQNLGAARAANTKSDAGRKPLRKTKRKSAKLSKGVTKQANHLTSNMRDAMVKVTQLRRAERRNREAVAIAKTTPAMTLKRLVRPEQVGDWMSRLNRSLTFDLGIDLGTANILIYAKGKGLVLDEPAYIARDDKTGDILALGETARTMVGRTPKGISVIRPVKAGVIADYDMTEFMLKYFIRSVVPASRLMKTRIIVCVPSGITPVEKRAILEALLRTGAKKTVLIEEPLAAAMGTGLNDAQQVGAMVVDVGGGTTDIAVLCDTGVVVSESLRIGGDSFNDSIIRYIRRKKRLIIGQLTAEEIKVAVGTVDRRARERVIEVRGRDSGSGLPKMVSVNSLEIQRALEAQVMNILEAIKGILEKTPPELVAAIIDHGIILTGGGALVDGLDRVITRSIGVASYLVESPRYAVIKGVAKALDEMSQLRDTLDELQ; encoded by the coding sequence TTGTTCGGGTTGACGAATAAGAATAAAGGGCCAAAACAGAATACAAAGAAACGAAGCCGGCGCTCTAAAGGGCCGGCTTTATATAACGAACAGCAGAATTTAGGTGCGGCCAGGGCGGCGAATACGAAGAGCGATGCGGGCCGTAAGCCGTTACGCAAGACAAAGCGAAAATCCGCGAAGCTTTCAAAAGGGGTAACGAAACAGGCGAACCATTTGACCTCGAATATGCGAGATGCCATGGTAAAGGTTACGCAGTTACGTCGTGCTGAACGCCGTAATCGTGAGGCCGTAGCGATTGCCAAGACAACACCTGCCATGACCTTGAAGCGATTGGTCAGACCGGAACAGGTCGGGGACTGGATGAGTCGATTGAATCGGTCTCTGACGTTTGATTTAGGCATCGATTTGGGTACGGCCAATATTCTGATCTATGCGAAGGGGAAGGGACTTGTCTTGGATGAGCCGGCTTATATCGCACGAGATGACAAGACAGGGGATATTCTCGCCTTGGGAGAAACGGCACGTACTATGGTAGGTCGTACGCCAAAGGGGATTTCCGTCATTCGTCCCGTGAAAGCGGGGGTCATTGCGGATTATGATATGACAGAATTTATGCTGAAGTATTTTATTCGTTCCGTCGTACCTGCTTCGCGTCTCATGAAAACGCGCATCATCGTCTGTGTGCCGTCAGGGATTACGCCTGTTGAAAAGCGGGCGATTCTGGAAGCGCTTTTACGGACGGGGGCAAAGAAGACGGTTCTTATTGAAGAACCACTCGCAGCTGCTATGGGAACGGGCCTCAACGATGCGCAGCAGGTGGGGGCCATGGTGGTAGATGTGGGCGGCGGCACTACGGATATTGCCGTATTATGTGATACCGGTGTCGTTGTCAGCGAGTCCTTACGTATCGGCGGAGATTCGTTTAATGATTCTATCATTCGCTATATACGACGTAAAAAACGTCTTATTATCGGGCAACTGACGGCGGAAGAGATAAAGGTTGCCGTCGGCACCGTCGATCGTCGTGCCAGAGAGCGCGTTATTGAAGTGCGCGGCCGTGATTCCGGATCGGGCCTGCCCAAGATGGTTTCCGTTAATTCTTTGGAAATTCAACGGGCCTTAGAGGCGCAGGTGATGAATATTCTGGAGGCTATCAAAGGTATTCTCGAAAAGACGCCACCTGAGTTGGTAGCGGCGATTATTGATCACGGGATTATCTTAACCGGTGGCGGAGCCCTCGTTGACGGTCTTGATCGGGTCATCACGCGCTCTATAGGTGTTGCATCCTATCTCGTGGAATCACCTCGCTATGCGGTTATCAAGGGGGTTGCCAAGGCCCTTGATGAAATGTCACAACTGCGTGATACGTTGGATGAATTACAATAA
- a CDS encoding phosphodiester glycosidase family protein, giving the protein MKRYIYLTAALLGAMGLLVPSAEAGNLTALRVSNHDGTSRVVFDLSEMPVSWTSSYNEADRSLTLNLGGTKNGLTSPVAQNSSKTGVLKGVGLQNMNGSLQVTLTANRDVQHHAFTLKNPTRIIVDLFSNYSQQTTKDINKSIKYSKISNTVGEGKIQAFALTVDNTSPMVSSHVPEGKALSSIQQKHTAAIGAKVKGRSFEQPYTVASNGAVDLERIGNRGTLRYTPNRGYFIEEKRPSLQAKAGKQSFTITSVNTPRKENALTLYTPSYGSSTKTNDFGYEVTVSNGKVVSHRKGNSPIGVNQYVLSGHGESRDALRKLKVGTPVTIQNRQDLAQVSTAGGADVQGGTLVMKNGRYVGADTSNNEARSFIGTTKDHDLVVLTVDKAGINSVGVTEKEGAALLSKMGATDGFELSNQGSVDVLVNDAYVHKASSAPSTYEDIIIIK; this is encoded by the coding sequence ATGAAACGATATATCTATCTAACCGCAGCGTTGCTTGGGGCTATGGGATTGCTGGTTCCATCGGCTGAGGCGGGAAATCTTACGGCACTACGCGTATCCAATCATGACGGCACAAGTCGAGTTGTGTTTGATTTGTCGGAAATGCCTGTTTCTTGGACGAGCTCCTATAATGAAGCTGATCGGTCTCTTACGTTGAACTTAGGTGGCACAAAGAATGGTTTGACATCTCCGGTGGCGCAAAACTCCAGTAAAACCGGTGTGCTTAAAGGTGTGGGCTTACAAAATATGAACGGTTCTTTACAGGTAACACTGACTGCGAACCGAGATGTACAGCACCATGCTTTTACATTGAAAAATCCGACTCGTATCATAGTCGATTTGTTCTCGAATTATTCACAACAGACTACAAAGGATATTAATAAATCCATCAAGTACAGCAAAATCAGCAATACTGTAGGCGAAGGAAAAATTCAGGCCTTTGCGTTGACTGTCGATAACACATCGCCGATGGTGTCATCTCATGTACCTGAAGGAAAAGCACTTTCCAGCATACAGCAGAAACATACGGCGGCTATCGGTGCAAAAGTCAAGGGGCGTAGTTTTGAGCAACCTTATACCGTTGCCTCTAATGGTGCCGTTGATCTGGAACGGATAGGCAATCGCGGAACTTTGCGGTATACCCCTAACCGAGGTTATTTTATAGAGGAAAAACGACCTTCCTTACAGGCGAAAGCGGGAAAACAAAGTTTTACAATTACGTCTGTGAATACCCCTCGTAAGGAAAATGCGTTGACCTTATACACTCCGTCGTATGGCAGCTCCACAAAGACCAATGATTTCGGTTATGAGGTGACCGTGTCGAACGGAAAGGTTGTGAGTCATCGAAAGGGAAATTCTCCAATCGGTGTAAACCAATATGTATTGTCGGGGCATGGCGAGTCTAGAGACGCTCTGCGCAAGTTAAAGGTAGGAACGCCGGTTACAATTCAAAATCGACAGGATTTGGCTCAGGTCAGTACCGCAGGCGGTGCTGACGTTCAGGGCGGTACACTGGTAATGAAAAATGGCCGTTATGTAGGTGCCGATACGTCAAATAATGAAGCCCGCAGCTTTATAGGTACCACGAAGGATCATGATTTGGTCGTGCTGACTGTAGATAAGGCGGGTATCAATTCCGTCGGGGTCACCGAAAAAGAGGGGGCGGCGTTGCTTTCGAAGATGGGGGCCACGGATGGTTTTGAATTATCAAATCAGGGGAGCGTAGATGTTCTCGTGAATGACGCCTATGTACACAAGGCATCATCTGCACCTTCGACATACGAAGATATAATTATTATTAAATGA
- a CDS encoding biotin/lipoyl-containing protein, translated as MKRVILALAALGVLGVTSVMAAPVSYQSVLTGKVASVVSVGSPVTEGQTLVTVETLAGPMAAAKSTVNGTVSAVNVTVGADVSRDQIVVTVESK; from the coding sequence ATGAAAAGAGTCATATTAGCCTTAGCAGCGCTAGGCGTATTAGGTGTTACATCTGTAATGGCGGCCCCTGTATCATACCAAAGTGTATTAACAGGTAAGGTGGCTTCTGTTGTTTCCGTTGGTTCCCCTGTAACTGAAGGGCAAACCTTGGTAACCGTAGAAACCTTAGCAGGACCTATGGCGGCTGCTAAATCTACTGTAAATGGTACTGTATCGGCGGTTAATGTTACAGTGGGGGCAGACGTTTCTCGTGATCAAATCGTTGTCACTGTAGAAAGTAAATAA